From the Desulfosarcina sp. BuS5 genome, one window contains:
- a CDS encoding SDR family oxidoreductase produces MNLNGKTAVVTGSAGGIGFAMAELFASKGATSIITDIPAAPIDEAVKKIIDNGGKAIGIPCDVSKEDNVEALMQKVVEETGRLDVAVLNAGILRDGVLVKADRETKKVVKKMTLEQWQAIINVNLTGVFLTGREAAVQMINCGNGGVIIPMSSIARHGNMGQTNYSAAKAGVSAMTVVWSKELAKYKIRAAAIAPGFIGTPMVMKDMKPEALEKWKKIIPIGRMGEPEEMAHTALYIIENGMITGITIDASGGVRI; encoded by the coding sequence ATGAATTTAAATGGAAAAACCGCTGTCGTAACCGGAAGTGCCGGGGGAATCGGCTTTGCAATGGCCGAATTATTTGCATCCAAAGGTGCAACCTCGATAATAACGGATATACCTGCAGCTCCAATTGATGAGGCTGTAAAAAAAATTATCGATAATGGCGGCAAGGCAATCGGAATCCCTTGTGATGTTTCCAAGGAAGATAATGTTGAAGCGTTGATGCAAAAAGTAGTTGAAGAAACCGGACGCCTGGATGTGGCGGTACTGAATGCAGGCATTCTACGTGATGGCGTTTTGGTTAAAGCTGATCGTGAAACAAAAAAAGTTGTAAAAAAAATGACACTAGAGCAGTGGCAGGCTATTATCAACGTTAACCTTACAGGAGTATTTCTTACAGGACGGGAAGCTGCCGTGCAGATGATTAATTGCGGAAACGGAGGGGTTATAATCCCAATGTCGTCAATTGCCAGACATGGCAATATGGGACAGACTAACTACAGTGCTGCGAAAGCAGGTGTGTCTGCGATGACGGTTGTATGGTCAAAAGAACTTGCCAAATACAAAATCAGAGCGGCTGCGATTGCCCCCGGATTCATAGGAACGCCTATGGTTATGAAGGATATGAAACCGGAAGCCCTTGAAAAGTGGAAAAAAATAATTCCAATCGGACGGATGGGTGAACCTGAGGAAATGGCTCATACAGCTCTTTATATTATAGAGAATGGTATGATTACGGGTATTACAATTGATGCTAGCGGTGGTGTCAGAATCTGA
- the hisB gene encoding imidazoleglycerol-phosphate dehydratase HisB, giving the protein MKRTASINRNTTETQINISLDLDGQGDSNVSTGIAFFDHMLILFTVHGFFDLNLAASGDLDVDLHHTVEDVGLVLGGAINKALGDRRGIKRYGHAVTPMDDALTSVTIDLSKRPFLVYNVPYTINASGIFDIQIAKEFFRAFTINGGMNLHINVLYGENQHHILESIFKATGRALDQASMYDERIKSVLSTKGSL; this is encoded by the coding sequence ATGAAACGTACAGCTTCCATTAATCGTAATACTACAGAAACGCAAATAAACATTAGCCTTGATCTGGACGGGCAGGGAGATAGCAATGTATCTACCGGCATTGCTTTTTTTGATCATATGCTTATTTTATTTACAGTTCATGGTTTTTTTGATCTTAATCTTGCCGCGTCAGGTGATCTGGATGTGGATTTGCATCATACGGTTGAGGATGTAGGCCTTGTATTAGGCGGCGCTATAAACAAAGCCCTTGGAGACCGGAGGGGGATCAAGCGGTACGGGCATGCAGTTACCCCTATGGACGATGCGCTGACTTCAGTAACCATAGATCTGTCAAAACGGCCGTTTCTTGTATATAATGTTCCGTATACGATAAATGCTTCAGGCATTTTCGATATCCAGATTGCTAAAGAGTTTTTCAGAGCATTTACAATTAACGGTGGAATGAATCTCCATATAAACGTTTTATACGGTGAAAACCAGCATCATATACTTGAGTCAATATTTAAAGCCACAGGCAGAGCCCTTGATCAAGCCTCTATGTATGATGAACGTATAAAGAGTGTGCTGTCAACAAAAGGTTCTTTATAG
- the hisA gene encoding 1-(5-phosphoribosyl)-5-[(5-phosphoribosylamino)methylideneamino]imidazole-4-carboxamide isomerase, with protein MIIIPAIDLKKGKCVRLLQGRMDKETVFSDDPSAIALRWEKEGAGIIHIVDLDGAVQKQPENFDSIKKILENINIPVQVGGGIRDESTIKMYLDLGVARVIIGTEAIKNPKMVKKACRAFPDRIIVGIDARNGLVAVEGWTQTTQIRAVDLAKEFENSGVSAINFTDIHRDGMQSGPNIEETRLLAEAVSIPVVASGGVSTIEDIKNLLPLQEVGVTGVIAGRSLYAGTLSLKEAVQVLQNSCFKQI; from the coding sequence ATGATTATAATTCCTGCAATAGATCTTAAGAAAGGTAAATGTGTACGTCTTTTACAAGGACGTATGGATAAAGAAACGGTTTTTTCAGACGATCCTTCAGCCATAGCCCTTAGGTGGGAAAAAGAGGGAGCTGGGATCATCCATATTGTCGATCTTGACGGAGCCGTGCAAAAGCAGCCGGAAAATTTTGATTCAATAAAAAAAATACTTGAAAATATTAACATTCCAGTTCAAGTCGGTGGTGGCATTAGAGATGAAAGTACTATTAAAATGTACCTTGATCTCGGAGTAGCAAGGGTTATTATAGGGACAGAAGCTATAAAAAATCCAAAAATGGTTAAAAAAGCATGCAGAGCATTTCCTGACCGTATTATAGTCGGTATTGATGCACGCAATGGACTTGTTGCTGTTGAAGGATGGACCCAAACGACCCAAATAAGAGCTGTAGATCTGGCAAAAGAATTTGAAAACAGCGGGGTGTCCGCTATAAATTTTACCGATATCCACAGGGACGGTATGCAGAGCGGACCCAATATTGAAGAGACTAGGCTGCTTGCAGAGGCGGTTTCAATACCAGTCGTAGCCTCGGGCGGAGTTTCCACGATAGAGGATATAAAAAATCTTCTTCCACTGCAGGAAGTCGGTGTCACAGGTGTTATTGCCGGCAGATCTCTTTATGCCGGTACCTTAAGCCTTAAAGAGGCTGTACAAGTATTACAAAATAGTTGCTTTAAGCAGATTTAA